The proteins below come from a single Blastocatellia bacterium genomic window:
- a CDS encoding DinB family protein: MAIADALLPEFDYEMDRTRRTLERVPEDKLDWRPHPKSMTMGALATHLAQIPGWMVETLTKESLDVAPEGSPPSQFVPLGSRQEILDLFDKNTRAARAVLADAGDDHLRQVWTLLAGGKVVFSMPRVAVLRSFIMNHSIHHRAQLGVYLRLNDVPVPSIYGPSADEGTM, encoded by the coding sequence ATGGCAATCGCAGACGCTTTGCTCCCGGAATTCGACTATGAAATGGACAGAACACGTCGGACGCTGGAACGAGTTCCCGAAGACAAGCTCGACTGGCGACCCCATCCGAAGTCCATGACGATGGGAGCGCTGGCAACACACCTGGCGCAGATTCCCGGCTGGATGGTAGAAACCCTCACAAAGGAATCGCTTGATGTGGCTCCCGAAGGGAGTCCTCCGTCGCAGTTCGTACCACTTGGGTCCCGGCAGGAGATCCTCGATCTCTTCGACAAAAACACGCGAGCGGCGCGAGCCGTGCTGGCCGACGCCGGTGATGACCACCTGCGACAGGTGTGGACGCTTCTGGCCGGAGGCAAGGTCGTCTTCAGCATGCCCCGGGTGGCGGTACTCCGAAGCTTTATTATGAACCACAGCATCCACCACCGAGCCCAATTGGGGGTGTACCTGCGACTTAATGATGTCCCCGTGCCCTCGATCTATGGCCCTTCGGCTGACGAAGGGACGATGTAG